In a genomic window of Candidatus Flexicrinis proximus:
- a CDS encoding phosphatidylserine decarboxylase family protein encodes MRIHREGYPTLIVVMTATGFVNLLFTQALAVTLPLSAVALGFFAWFFRNPARSTPDSPGTVYSPADGTIVAVERVSEGEYFGGERLKVSIYMSPLNVHLNRVPVRGEVRYTKYHAGKYLLAFHPKASELNERNTVVFADSDGREVLVRQIAGFLARRIVCYMRPGQAVTAGEELGFIKFGSRCDVFLPPDATVVAVLEQRVRGGETPIARF; translated from the coding sequence TTGCGTATACACAGAGAAGGCTACCCGACGCTGATCGTCGTTATGACGGCGACGGGCTTCGTGAATTTGCTGTTCACGCAGGCGCTGGCCGTCACGCTGCCGCTGTCGGCGGTGGCGCTCGGCTTCTTCGCGTGGTTCTTCCGCAATCCGGCGCGCAGCACGCCCGATTCGCCGGGGACGGTCTACTCGCCGGCGGACGGGACGATCGTGGCGGTCGAGCGGGTGAGCGAAGGCGAATACTTCGGCGGCGAACGCCTGAAGGTCTCGATCTATATGTCGCCGCTGAACGTCCACCTGAACCGCGTGCCGGTGAGGGGCGAGGTGCGTTACACGAAATATCACGCAGGCAAATACTTGCTGGCGTTCCACCCGAAGGCATCCGAGCTGAACGAGCGCAATACGGTCGTGTTTGCCGACAGTGATGGGCGCGAAGTGCTGGTGCGCCAGATCGCCGGATTTCTGGCGCGGCGAATCGTGTGCTATATGCGACCGGGCCAAGCGGTGACGGCAGGCGAGGAACTGGGTTTCATCAAGTTCGGGTCACGGTGCGATGTGTTCCTGCCGCCGGACGCGACGGTGGTGGCGGTCCTTGAACAGCGGGTACGCGGTGGCGAAACTCCCATTGCGCGCTTTTAG
- a CDS encoding LysE family transporter, protein MAAPVGAIGILIIRRSLAYGRTVGFVSGLGAATADASYGAMAAFGLTALSAALTAISVPLQLFGGLFLAYLGYKTFTALPVERGGSADVRRGLLGSYASIVALTIVNPMTVLTFLSAFASMGATDFGGDTVSALLMVAGVFGGSAFWWLILSTGTSVFRTRIDTGAMRWINRFSGTILIAFALRILLGLVSGA, encoded by the coding sequence ATCGCGGCCCCTGTCGGCGCCATCGGCATCCTCATCATCCGCCGTTCGCTGGCCTATGGCAGAACCGTCGGCTTCGTCAGCGGCCTGGGCGCCGCGACCGCCGATGCCAGCTACGGTGCGATGGCGGCCTTTGGCCTCACCGCCCTCAGCGCCGCCCTGACCGCGATTTCCGTGCCGCTGCAGTTGTTTGGGGGCCTCTTTCTCGCCTATCTCGGCTACAAAACCTTCACAGCCCTGCCCGTTGAACGCGGCGGCAGCGCCGATGTCCGGCGCGGCCTGCTCGGCTCGTATGCGTCGATCGTTGCGCTGACCATCGTCAACCCGATGACCGTACTCACCTTCCTCAGCGCCTTCGCCAGTATGGGCGCGACCGATTTTGGCGGGGATACGGTGTCCGCGCTGCTGATGGTCGCCGGCGTGTTCGGCGGATCGGCGTTCTGGTGGCTGATCCTCAGCACGGGAACCAGCGTGTTCAGAACCCGTATCGACACCGGTGCGATGCGCTGGATTAACCGCTTTTCCGGCACGATTCTGATCGCCTTCGCGCTGCGGATTCTTCTGGGCCTTGTGAGCGGCGCGTAA
- a CDS encoding glutaminyl-peptide cyclotransferase, protein MTFVTRVAPPDLFVVEVHEVYPHDPDSFTQGLVWYEGTFYESAGLRGESDVREVDPATGEVRRIRDVSAEYFAEGLALVDDRLIQITWQEFTAFAYDRDTFEPIGEYTYDTEGWGLCYDGTRLVMSDGSSTLFFRDPATFELTGSVNVVVAGQPQIYLNELECVNGKVYANIWTTDYIVIIEPSNGRIEGVIYAGELLTNEERAQSDVLNGIAYNPETERFYITGKHWPKLFEVTFVEYQP, encoded by the coding sequence ATGACGTTCGTCACTCGGGTGGCACCGCCGGACCTGTTCGTCGTCGAGGTGCATGAAGTCTATCCGCACGACCCGGACTCGTTCACGCAGGGGCTGGTGTGGTACGAGGGGACATTTTACGAGAGCGCCGGGCTGCGGGGCGAGTCCGACGTGCGCGAGGTCGACCCGGCCACCGGCGAGGTCCGGCGTATCCGGGATGTTTCTGCCGAGTATTTCGCCGAAGGACTGGCACTGGTGGACGACCGGCTGATCCAGATCACCTGGCAGGAATTCACCGCCTTCGCCTACGACCGCGATACCTTTGAGCCCATCGGCGAGTATACCTACGATACCGAGGGCTGGGGGCTGTGCTACGACGGCACGCGCCTCGTCATGAGCGACGGCTCAAGCACGCTGTTCTTTCGCGATCCGGCGACGTTCGAGCTGACTGGTTCGGTCAACGTGGTGGTGGCCGGCCAGCCACAGATTTACCTGAACGAACTGGAATGCGTGAATGGCAAGGTGTATGCGAATATCTGGACGACGGATTACATCGTGATCATCGAACCGTCGAATGGCCGGATCGAAGGCGTGATCTACGCGGGCGAGCTGCTCACGAACGAGGAACGGGCGCAGTCCGACGTCCTCAACGGCATCGCCTACAATCCGGAGACGGAACGGTTCTATATCACGGGCAAACACTGGCCGAAGCTGTTCGAAGTCACGTTTGTGGAGTATCAGCCATGA
- a CDS encoding methyltransferase domain-containing protein, protein MPSTIRGFGFGLIAGLAVSAVLRQRRKSGLTQERLNSYYHKRADFYNLTDYLYLGQFPRITMRTTLIEMLDLKPGMRVLDVACGAGANFPYIIEKIGPTGTLVGTDYSQDMLDSAHRQFVVDRGWDNIKLVQNDAAEMKFAEPFDVVICTLGLAVIPRHEMAMERAWEALKPGGVFGIADLKESDRWYTLPIRFVSDLMDVFIIADSTRKTWPWLEQHGEDFAFRDLFHGYLFAATAKKPVTE, encoded by the coding sequence ATGCCTTCTACGATAAGAGGCTTCGGCTTTGGCTTGATCGCGGGACTCGCCGTCAGCGCCGTCCTGCGCCAGCGCCGCAAGTCCGGCCTCACCCAGGAACGGCTCAACAGCTACTACCACAAGCGCGCCGATTTCTATAACCTGACCGATTACCTGTACCTCGGCCAGTTCCCGCGGATCACGATGCGGACGACGCTGATCGAAATGCTCGACCTCAAGCCGGGGATGCGCGTGCTGGATGTGGCGTGCGGCGCCGGTGCGAACTTCCCGTACATCATCGAGAAGATCGGCCCGACCGGCACGTTGGTCGGCACCGACTACAGCCAGGATATGCTGGACAGCGCGCACCGGCAGTTTGTGGTCGACCGTGGCTGGGACAATATCAAGCTGGTGCAGAACGACGCCGCTGAGATGAAGTTCGCTGAGCCGTTCGACGTGGTGATCTGCACGCTGGGGCTGGCGGTTATCCCGCGGCATGAGATGGCGATGGAGCGTGCGTGGGAAGCGCTGAAGCCAGGCGGTGTGTTCGGGATCGCCGATCTGAAAGAGAGTGACCGCTGGTATACCCTGCCGATCCGCTTCGTCTCCGATCTGATGGACGTGTTCATCATCGCCGACAGCACGCGCAAGACCTGGCCGTGGCTGGAGCAGCATGGCGAGGACTTCGCGTTCCGCGACCTGTTCCACGGCTACCTGTTTGCGGCGACGGCAAAGAAGCCCGTTACCGAATAA
- the pssA gene encoding CDP-diacylglycerol--serine O-phosphatidyltransferase — protein MTQLSRPNPIKRIRSAVPSVITIGAIMAGYISIIEAFHGQYASAAGLILIACVLDMLDGRVARAINATSDFGVEFDSLADMVNYGVAPSLLFYFLYFSEWGLLGTILSFLPVCCAGIRLARFNVGTDPDIPTKYFVGLPTTIAAVVMAGFIIFSQRLPVGYDPSHAAALLTVFVAVLMVSDVQYEKSNILSLRYIRKTRRIITATLILASLILFPETAFFAWGLLYIMYGAARSVYYTLRYGRDDASELELEDLCL, from the coding sequence GTGACTCAATTATCCCGGCCTAATCCCATCAAACGAATCCGGTCCGCTGTACCGAGCGTTATCACGATCGGTGCGATTATGGCCGGATACATCTCGATCATCGAGGCGTTCCACGGCCAATATGCCTCGGCCGCCGGCCTGATCCTGATCGCGTGCGTGCTGGATATGCTCGATGGCCGGGTGGCGCGTGCCATCAATGCGACCAGTGATTTCGGCGTTGAGTTCGACTCGCTGGCCGATATGGTCAATTACGGCGTGGCGCCATCGCTGCTGTTCTACTTCCTGTATTTCAGCGAGTGGGGGCTGCTGGGCACGATCCTGAGCTTCCTGCCGGTGTGCTGCGCCGGTATCCGGCTGGCGCGCTTCAACGTCGGCACTGACCCGGATATCCCAACCAAGTACTTCGTCGGGCTGCCCACCACCATTGCGGCGGTGGTGATGGCCGGGTTTATCATCTTCAGCCAGCGGCTGCCGGTCGGGTACGACCCGTCGCACGCCGCGGCGCTGCTGACCGTGTTTGTGGCGGTCCTGATGGTCAGCGACGTCCAGTACGAGAAGAGCAACATCCTCTCGCTGCGGTATATCCGCAAGACCCGCCGGATCATCACGGCGACACTAATCCTCGCTTCGCTGATCCTGTTCCCAGAAACCGCCTTTTTCGCGTGGGGATTGTTGTATATCATGTATGGCGCGGCCCGCAGCGTCTACTATACACTCCGATACGGCCGCGACGATGCCAGTGAACTGGAACTGGAAGACCTCTGCCTGTAG
- a CDS encoding DsbA family oxidoreductase, whose amino-acid sequence MHIDIVHDTACPWCRIGKHNLHTALASWTGEPVTVSYLPYLLNPNLPPEGADFRETMRSKYRNVDLQQMFDGPTRAGAAVGLAFNFEKVKDAPNTLLSHRLIALAPDDQRESLITAIYAAYFEHGQNISLLAVLLDVAESIGLDRAEYETLLNSGAAEKETAEQVAQMYESGISGVPYFIFNGKWALNGAQPVHVFNQVLAKVAQEAAVQGRA is encoded by the coding sequence ATGCATATCGACATCGTACACGACACCGCCTGTCCGTGGTGCCGCATCGGCAAACACAACCTGCACACCGCGCTGGCCAGCTGGACCGGTGAGCCGGTCACCGTCAGCTATCTGCCCTACCTGCTGAACCCGAACCTCCCGCCCGAAGGCGCGGATTTCCGCGAGACGATGCGCAGTAAATACCGGAATGTCGATCTGCAGCAGATGTTCGATGGCCCGACCCGTGCCGGGGCGGCCGTTGGCCTCGCCTTCAACTTCGAGAAAGTGAAGGACGCGCCCAATACCCTCCTCAGCCACCGCCTGATCGCCCTTGCGCCGGACGATCAGCGCGAATCGCTGATCACCGCCATCTACGCCGCGTACTTCGAACACGGGCAAAACATCAGCCTGCTGGCCGTGCTGCTGGATGTCGCCGAATCAATCGGCCTTGACCGCGCCGAGTACGAAACGCTCCTGAACAGCGGCGCCGCCGAGAAGGAAACCGCCGAACAGGTCGCCCAGATGTACGAGAGCGGCATCAGCGGCGTCCCCTACTTTATCTTCAACGGCAAATGGGCGCTCAACGGCGCGCAACCGGTACACGTGTTCAATCAGGTGCTGGCAAAAGTCGCACAGGAAGCCGCCGTTCAGGGCAGGGCGTAA
- a CDS encoding D-glycerate dehydrogenase produces MSRVYVTRQIAPSAIDLLRAEHEVTVWGEDRPMPRAELLSAAAQADGLLCMLTDRIDAELLDAAPELRVVSQMAVGYDNIDVPACTARGIPVGNTPGVLTECSADLAFALMLAAARRLPEGERHVRGGHWGPWSPNLLLGQEVSGATLGIVGFGRIGQAVARRARGFGMKLLYHGGSDRQAARELGAEERPLDALLRESDFVSIHVPLKKETYHLISTRELARMKPTAVLVNTARGGVVDPAALYEALRDRRIFAAALDVTEPEPIRMDDPLLTLDNCLIVPHIASASVQTRTAMATLAARNLLAALRGEKMLHSPNPEVLAGRIPGGQLGDSPTGKRTV; encoded by the coding sequence ATGAGTCGCGTTTACGTCACCCGCCAGATTGCGCCTTCGGCTATCGACCTGCTGCGGGCGGAACACGAGGTTACAGTTTGGGGGGAAGACCGGCCGATGCCCCGCGCAGAACTGCTGAGTGCAGCGGCGCAGGCCGACGGGCTGCTGTGTATGCTGACCGACAGGATCGACGCGGAACTGCTGGACGCGGCGCCGGAACTGCGGGTCGTGAGCCAGATGGCGGTCGGCTATGACAATATCGACGTCCCGGCGTGTACGGCGCGCGGTATCCCGGTCGGCAATACGCCGGGCGTGCTGACCGAATGCAGCGCTGACCTCGCCTTCGCGCTGATGCTCGCGGCGGCGCGGCGGCTGCCAGAAGGCGAACGGCACGTGCGCGGCGGGCATTGGGGGCCATGGAGTCCGAATCTGCTGCTCGGCCAGGAGGTCAGCGGCGCAACGCTCGGCATCGTCGGGTTCGGGCGCATCGGGCAAGCCGTGGCGCGGCGGGCACGAGGCTTCGGCATGAAACTGCTGTATCACGGCGGCAGCGACAGGCAGGCCGCGCGCGAACTCGGGGCGGAAGAACGCCCGCTCGATGCGCTGCTGCGCGAGAGCGATTTCGTCAGCATTCACGTGCCGCTGAAGAAAGAAACCTACCACCTGATTTCAACACGCGAGCTGGCGCGGATGAAACCAACAGCGGTGCTGGTCAACACAGCGCGGGGCGGTGTGGTCGATCCGGCGGCGCTGTACGAGGCGCTGCGCGACAGGCGGATTTTCGCGGCGGCGCTGGACGTCACCGAGCCGGAGCCCATCAGGATGGACGACCCGCTGCTGACCTTGGATAACTGCCTGATCGTGCCGCACATCGCCAGCGCCAGCGTGCAGACGCGCACGGCGATGGCGACGCTGGCCGCGCGCAATCTGCTGGCGGCGCTGCGCGGGGAAAAGATGCTGCATTCGCCGAATCCAGAGGTGCTGGCCGGGCGAATTCCTGGCGGACAATTAGGCGACAGCCCGACCGGCAAGAGGACGGTGTAG
- a CDS encoding shikimate kinase: MSSSIILIGPSGAGKSTLAPLLAGRLNWQAVELDTLRWTYYAEVGYDPAQAEQIRQQGGMIALARHWRPFDLYGLERVLQDYPTEHVISLGAGHSVFDDPEQFERAQQVLAPFPHIILLLPTPDTEESAHILRDRLAAKEPDLHEGFLEVITRINREFMQHPSNRRLATQLVYTHGRTPDEVCDEIYARVT; this comes from the coding sequence ATGTCTTCCAGTATCATCCTGATCGGGCCGAGCGGCGCGGGGAAGTCCACGCTGGCGCCGCTGCTTGCCGGACGGCTGAATTGGCAGGCGGTTGAGCTCGATACGCTGCGCTGGACGTACTACGCGGAAGTGGGCTACGATCCGGCCCAGGCCGAGCAAATCCGCCAGCAGGGCGGCATGATCGCATTGGCGCGGCACTGGCGTCCGTTCGACCTCTACGGCCTCGAACGAGTCCTGCAGGACTACCCCACCGAACACGTCATCAGCCTCGGCGCGGGACATTCGGTCTTCGACGATCCTGAGCAGTTCGAACGCGCGCAGCAGGTGCTGGCGCCGTTCCCCCACATCATCCTACTGCTGCCCACCCCCGATACAGAGGAGTCCGCGCATATCCTGCGCGACCGCCTCGCCGCCAAAGAGCCGGATCTGCACGAAGGATTTCTCGAAGTCATCACGAGGATCAATCGCGAATTTATGCAGCACCCGTCCAACCGCCGACTTGCTACACAGCTGGTCTATACACATGGCCGGACACCGGATGAGGTCTGCGACGAGATCTACGCGCGCGTGACATAA
- a CDS encoding flavin reductase family protein — protein MELDPTTISQQSMYKLMIGSIVPRPIGWISTVSASGVYNLAPFSFFNAVCSNPPTVLFCVTARKGDSPMKDTLRNVLDSGEFVVNIVSYDLAEAMNQTSAELPPDTSEFEFAGVTPAPALTVKAPRVAQSLIHFECELDRTVPVNAEEQGGATVVFGRVRHVHIDDALLIGTDKIDALKLQPVGRMAGASYVRVSEIFDMARPSAEKKP, from the coding sequence ATGGAACTTGACCCGACGACAATATCGCAGCAGTCGATGTACAAGCTGATGATCGGCTCGATTGTGCCGCGCCCCATCGGCTGGATTTCGACGGTCAGTGCATCGGGTGTGTACAACCTCGCGCCGTTCAGCTTCTTCAACGCCGTGTGCAGCAACCCCCCGACCGTGCTGTTCTGTGTGACGGCGCGCAAGGGAGACTCGCCGATGAAGGATACGCTGCGCAACGTACTGGACAGCGGGGAGTTCGTCGTCAATATCGTCAGCTACGACCTGGCCGAGGCCATGAACCAGACCAGTGCGGAACTGCCGCCGGATACCAGCGAGTTCGAATTCGCGGGGGTGACGCCGGCGCCGGCGCTGACCGTGAAAGCGCCGCGCGTGGCGCAGAGCCTGATCCACTTCGAGTGCGAGCTCGACCGCACGGTGCCGGTCAATGCCGAAGAACAGGGCGGCGCGACGGTCGTGTTCGGGCGCGTGCGGCATGTCCACATCGACGATGCCCTGTTGATCGGCACGGACAAAATCGACGCGCTCAAGCTCCAGCCCGTCGGGCGCATGGCGGGGGCGAGTTACGTGCGCGTCAGCGAGATATTCGACATGGCAAGGCCGTCTGCCGAAAAGAAGCCATGA